In Planococcus shixiaomingii, the DNA window GGCAGCGGGCGCTGATATGGCGGCTACGTCAGTCCATAAACTCGGTGGATCCATGACTCAAAGTTCGGTATTGAATGTCCGTGAAGGTTTAGTGTCTCCGAAACGTGTTCAATCAACGCTCTCGATGCTGACCACCACTTCAACTTCATATCCGATTTTAGCTTCTCTTGATACAGCCCGCAGGCAACTGGCGATCCATGGTTTTGATTTGATTGACCAAACGATTCGCCTGGCGCAAGATGCGCGCAAACGCATCAACAAAATTGCACATTTGCACTGCGTTGGCAAAGAATTGCTGAAAACGTCAGCTACATTTGATATGGATCCGACTAAATTATTGATCAGCGTTAAGGACCTGGGCATTACCGGACATCAAGCTGAGGAATGGCTGAGAGAAAAAGCCAATATCGAAGTGGAACTTTCCGACCTTTATAACATTCTATGTTTGGTGACAATCGGCGATTCCCGGAAAGAACTGAATCTGCTGGTCAATGCCCTTCAAAGAATGAGTGAAACGTTCGATTCTGAAGCCGCAATCGTCGAACCGGTAGTTCTGATTCCGGAAATCCCGCGCCTTGCCATGACCCCTCGTGACGCTTTTTACGCGACCACTGAAGTCATTTCAATCGATGAAGCGGTTGGCCGCATTTCGGCAGAATTTATCATGGTTTACCCGCCGGGCATTCCGATTTTTATCCCCGGGGAAATCATCACGCAAGAAAACATCGATTATATTCATATGAACGTTGCAGCAGGCTTGCCAGTCCAAGGGCCGGAAGACGATACATTGAAAATGCTGCGTGTTATTAAAGAACAGCACGCCATCAGATAACCGCACGGCAACGAACGGCCCGAAAGCTATATGCTTTCGGGCCGTTTTGTTATTTCACACCTTCGATATCCGCCGGATCGATAAAGGAATAGCC includes these proteins:
- a CDS encoding aminotransferase class I/II-fold pyridoxal phosphate-dependent enzyme is translated as MSQLETPLFDALLKHRNRHPIQFHIPGHKKGQGVDPAFREFVGDNILSIDLINIAPLDDLHSPKGAIKHAQELAAEAFGADYTFFSVQGTSGAIMTMILSVVGPNDKILVPRNVHKSIMSAIVFAGAIPIFIHPEVDPDLGISHGISAEAVEKALIEYPDAKAVLVINPTYFGVAADLKRIVEIAHSRDIPVLVDEAHGVHIHFHEALPVSAMAAGADMAATSVHKLGGSMTQSSVLNVREGLVSPKRVQSTLSMLTTTSTSYPILASLDTARRQLAIHGFDLIDQTIRLAQDARKRINKIAHLHCVGKELLKTSATFDMDPTKLLISVKDLGITGHQAEEWLREKANIEVELSDLYNILCLVTIGDSRKELNLLVNALQRMSETFDSEAAIVEPVVLIPEIPRLAMTPRDAFYATTEVISIDEAVGRISAEFIMVYPPGIPIFIPGEIITQENIDYIHMNVAAGLPVQGPEDDTLKMLRVIKEQHAIR